From Pseudomonas vanderleydeniana, the proteins below share one genomic window:
- the urtD gene encoding urea ABC transporter ATP-binding protein UrtD — translation MRITPTAEFMLEPTALDAGSGRDAIGLGQAAGKGLNTRHGTILTLEDISVSFDGFKALNDLNLYIGVGELRCIIGPNGAGKTTLMDVITGKTRPGQGKAWFGETLDLTQMSEVRIAQAGIGRKFQKPTVFEALSVFENLELAQKTDKSVWASLRARLTGEQRDAIAQVLETIRLTASVNRPAGLLSHGQKQFLEIGMLLMQDPQLLLLDEPVAGMTDAETEFTAELFKSLAGKHSLMVVEHDMGFVGSIADHVTVLHQGSVLAEGSLAQVQENERVIEVYLGR, via the coding sequence ATGAGAATCACACCGACCGCCGAGTTCATGCTCGAACCGACCGCCCTCGATGCCGGCAGCGGCCGCGACGCCATCGGTCTCGGCCAGGCTGCCGGCAAGGGGCTCAACACCCGCCACGGCACCATCCTGACGCTGGAAGACATCAGCGTCAGCTTCGATGGTTTCAAGGCGCTGAACGACCTCAACCTGTACATCGGCGTCGGCGAACTGCGCTGCATCATCGGTCCCAACGGTGCCGGCAAGACCACCCTGATGGACGTGATCACCGGCAAGACCCGGCCCGGCCAGGGCAAGGCCTGGTTCGGCGAAACCCTGGACCTGACGCAGATGAGCGAAGTGCGGATCGCCCAGGCCGGGATCGGTCGCAAGTTCCAGAAGCCCACGGTATTCGAGGCCCTGAGTGTGTTCGAGAACCTGGAGCTGGCGCAGAAGACCGACAAGTCGGTCTGGGCCAGCCTGCGCGCGCGCCTGACGGGCGAGCAGCGGGACGCGATCGCCCAGGTCCTGGAGACCATTCGCCTGACGGCTTCGGTCAACCGCCCGGCCGGGCTTTTGTCGCACGGCCAGAAGCAGTTCCTGGAAATCGGCATGTTGCTGATGCAGGACCCGCAGTTGCTGCTGCTCGACGAGCCGGTGGCCGGCATGACCGATGCCGAGACCGAGTTCACCGCCGAGCTGTTCAAGAGCCTGGCCGGCAAGCATTCGCTGATGGTGGTCGAGCACGACATGGGCTTCGTCGGCTCGATCGCCGACCACGTGACCGTGCTGCACCAGGGCAGTGTGCTGGCCGAAGGCTCGCTGGCACAGGTGCAGGAAAACGAGCGCGTCATCGAGGTCTACCTCGGCCGCTGA
- the urtB gene encoding urea ABC transporter permease subunit UrtB — translation MPTVLHRLFFVFALALLLPMAAQAGDAEDFVAASPNQQAALLEGWAAHPAPERIELIDALHSGQLTLNGETRTLRLNNRLRGLIDTAVASQQLLAADAKVRLAAALQLQKSAKPAQQPFLDRQLAGETNADVHAALSLALANLQLVDPDPGVRLAAVRLLGASGDPLARTRLEDLLQPGVETDANVHTAVETSLAQVKRKLMLGEMLGQAFSGLSLGSILLLAALGLAITFGLLGVINMAHGEMLMIGAYATYGVQLLFQRFMPQALDYYPLLALPVAFFVTASLGMALERTVIRHLYGRPLETLLATWGISLMLIQLIRLLFGAQNVEVANPSWLSGGVQVLPNLVLPYSRLVIIAFALFVVVLTWLLLNRTRLGLNVRAVTQNRNMAACCGVPTGRVDMLAFGLGSGIAGLGGVALSQIGNVGPDLGQSYIIDSFLVVVLGGVGQLAGSVTAAFGLGVANKILEPQIGAVLGKILILALIILFIQKRPQGLFALKGRVID, via the coding sequence ATGCCCACTGTCCTTCATCGTCTTTTCTTCGTTTTCGCCCTCGCGCTGTTGTTACCGATGGCCGCCCAGGCCGGCGATGCCGAAGACTTCGTCGCCGCTTCCCCCAACCAACAGGCGGCCCTGCTGGAAGGCTGGGCCGCGCACCCCGCGCCTGAGCGCATCGAACTGATCGACGCCCTGCACAGCGGCCAACTGACGCTCAACGGCGAAACCAGGACCCTGCGCCTGAACAACCGCCTGCGCGGCCTGATCGACACCGCCGTCGCCAGCCAGCAACTGCTCGCCGCCGATGCCAAGGTGCGCCTTGCCGCCGCCCTGCAACTCCAGAAAAGCGCCAAACCCGCGCAACAGCCCTTCCTCGACCGGCAACTGGCCGGGGAAACCAACGCCGACGTGCACGCTGCCCTGAGCCTGGCCCTGGCCAACCTGCAACTGGTCGACCCGGATCCCGGCGTACGCCTGGCCGCCGTGCGTCTGCTCGGCGCCAGCGGCGACCCGCTGGCCCGCACCCGCCTCGAGGACCTGCTGCAGCCCGGCGTCGAAACCGATGCCAATGTGCACACCGCCGTCGAGACCAGCCTGGCCCAGGTCAAGCGCAAGCTGATGCTGGGCGAAATGCTCGGCCAGGCCTTCAGTGGCCTGTCGCTGGGCTCGATCCTGCTGCTGGCGGCCCTGGGCCTGGCGATCACCTTCGGCCTGCTCGGGGTGATCAACATGGCTCACGGCGAGATGCTGATGATCGGGGCCTACGCCACCTACGGGGTGCAACTGCTGTTCCAGCGTTTCATGCCGCAGGCCCTCGACTACTACCCGCTGCTGGCGCTGCCGGTGGCGTTCTTCGTCACCGCGAGCCTCGGCATGGCCCTTGAGCGCACGGTGATCCGCCACCTCTACGGCCGGCCGCTGGAAACCCTGCTCGCCACCTGGGGCATCAGCCTGATGCTGATCCAGTTGATACGCCTGTTGTTCGGTGCACAGAACGTGGAGGTCGCCAACCCGAGCTGGCTGTCCGGCGGAGTCCAGGTCCTGCCCAACCTCGTGCTGCCCTACAGCCGCCTGGTGATCATTGCCTTCGCACTGTTCGTGGTGGTGCTCACCTGGCTGCTGCTGAACCGCACCCGCCTCGGCCTCAACGTGCGCGCCGTCACCCAGAACCGCAACATGGCCGCCTGCTGCGGCGTGCCCACCGGCCGCGTGGACATGCTCGCCTTCGGCCTCGGCTCGGGCATCGCCGGCCTAGGCGGCGTGGCCCTGAGCCAGATCGGCAACGTCGGCCCCGACCTCGGCCAGAGCTACATCATCGACTCGTTCCTGGTGGTGGTGCTCGGTGGCGTCGGTCAGCTGGCCGGCAGCGTCACCGCCGCGTTCGGCCTGGGGGTCGCCAACAAGATCCTCGAACCACAGATCGGCGCGGTGCTGGGCAAGATCCTGATCCTCGCGCTGATCATTCTGTTTATCCAGAAACGTCCGCAAGGGCTCTTCGCACTGAAAGGACGGGTGATCGACTGA
- the urtE gene encoding urea ABC transporter ATP-binding subunit UrtE produces MLQVDTLHQYYGGSHILRGLSFDVKIGEITCLLGRNGVGKTTLLKCLMGLLPTREGSVNWEGNAITGFKPHQRVHAGIAYVPQGREIFGRLTVEENLLMGLSRFPASQAREVPGFIYELFPVLQQMKHRRGGDLSGGQQQQLAIGRALASRPRLLILDEPTEGIQPSVIKEIGAVIRKLAARGDMAILLVEQFYDFAAELADQYLVMSRGEIIQQGRGENMETEGVRGLVTI; encoded by the coding sequence ATGCTGCAAGTCGACACGCTGCACCAATACTACGGCGGTAGCCACATCCTGCGCGGCCTGTCGTTCGATGTGAAAATCGGTGAAATCACCTGCCTGCTCGGACGCAACGGCGTGGGCAAGACCACCCTGCTCAAGTGCCTGATGGGCCTGCTGCCCACCCGCGAAGGCAGCGTCAACTGGGAGGGCAACGCCATCACCGGCTTCAAGCCGCACCAGCGGGTGCATGCCGGGATCGCCTACGTGCCCCAGGGCCGGGAGATCTTCGGCCGGCTGACCGTGGAGGAAAACCTGCTGATGGGCCTGTCGCGCTTTCCCGCCTCGCAGGCCCGGGAAGTCCCGGGGTTCATCTATGAACTGTTCCCGGTCCTGCAGCAGATGAAACACCGGCGCGGCGGCGACCTCTCCGGCGGCCAGCAGCAACAGTTGGCGATCGGCCGGGCACTGGCGAGCCGTCCACGGCTGCTGATCCTCGATGAACCGACCGAGGGTATCCAGCCATCGGTGATCAAGGAGATCGGCGCCGTGATCCGCAAACTGGCGGCCCGCGGCGACATGGCGATCCTGCTGGTGGAACAGTTCTACGACTTTGCCGCCGAGTTGGCCGACCAGTACCTGGTGATGTCCCGGGGCGAGATCATCCAGCAGGGGCGCGGAGAAAATATGGAAACCGAGGGTGTACGCGGGTTGGTTACGATCTAA
- the urtA gene encoding urea ABC transporter substrate-binding protein — MKRRSLIKAFTLTASIAAMGLTWTVEAAETIKVGILHSLSGTMAISETSLKDMALMTIDEINAKGGVNGKMLEPVVVDPASNWPLFAEKSRQLLTQDKVAVVFGCWTSVSRKSVLPVFEELNGLLFYPVQYEGEEMSPNVFYTGAAPNQQAIPAVEYLMSEDGGSAKRFFLLGTDYVYPRTTNKILRAFLHSKGVADKDIEEIYTPFGHADYQTIVANIKKFSAGGKTAVISTVNGDSNVPFYKELANQGLKATDVPVVAFSVGEEELRGIDTKPLVGNLAAWNYFESVNNPVNQKFVADWKAYAKKKNLPGADKAVTNDPMEATYVGIHMWAQAVEKAKSTDVDKVREALAGQTFAAPSGYTLTMDKTNHHLHKPVMIGEIQPDGQFNVVWQTEGPIRAQPWSPFIPGNDKKPDYAVKSN, encoded by the coding sequence ATGAAGCGTCGTAGTTTGATCAAGGCTTTCACCCTGACGGCATCGATTGCCGCCATGGGCCTGACCTGGACTGTCGAAGCCGCCGAGACCATCAAGGTCGGCATCCTGCATTCGCTGTCCGGCACCATGGCAATCTCCGAGACGTCGCTCAAGGACATGGCGCTGATGACCATCGACGAGATCAACGCCAAGGGCGGGGTCAACGGCAAGATGCTCGAACCGGTAGTGGTCGATCCGGCCTCCAACTGGCCGCTGTTCGCCGAGAAGAGCCGCCAGTTGCTGACCCAGGACAAGGTCGCGGTGGTGTTCGGCTGCTGGACCTCAGTGTCGCGCAAATCGGTGCTGCCAGTGTTCGAGGAACTCAATGGCCTGCTGTTCTACCCGGTGCAGTATGAAGGCGAAGAGATGTCGCCGAACGTCTTCTACACTGGCGCCGCGCCGAACCAGCAGGCGATCCCGGCGGTGGAGTACCTGATGAGCGAAGACGGCGGCAGCGCCAAGCGCTTCTTCCTGCTCGGTACCGACTACGTCTACCCACGCACCACCAACAAGATCCTGCGTGCGTTCCTGCATTCCAAGGGCGTGGCGGACAAGGATATCGAAGAGATCTACACCCCGTTCGGCCATGCCGACTACCAGACCATCGTCGCCAACATCAAGAAATTCTCCGCGGGCGGCAAGACCGCGGTGATCTCCACCGTCAACGGTGACTCCAACGTGCCGTTCTACAAGGAACTGGCGAACCAGGGCCTGAAGGCCACCGACGTACCGGTGGTGGCATTCTCCGTCGGCGAGGAAGAACTGCGCGGCATCGACACCAAGCCGTTGGTGGGCAACCTCGCGGCCTGGAACTACTTCGAGTCGGTGAACAACCCGGTGAACCAGAAGTTCGTCGCCGACTGGAAGGCCTACGCCAAGAAGAAAAACCTGCCGGGCGCCGACAAGGCGGTGACCAACGACCCGATGGAGGCCACCTATGTCGGCATCCACATGTGGGCCCAGGCGGTGGAAAAGGCCAAGTCGACCGATGTCGACAAGGTCCGCGAAGCCCTGGCCGGCCAGACCTTCGCCGCGCCGTCGGGCTACACCCTGACCATGGACAAGACCAATCACCACCTGCACAAGCCGGTGATGATCGGCGAGATCCAGCCGGACGGCCAGTTCAACGTGGTCTGGCAGACCGAAGGGCCGATCCGCGCCCAGCCGTGGAGTCCGTTCATTCCGGGCAACGACAAGAAGCCTGACTACGCGGTGAAGAGCAACTGA
- a CDS encoding ABC transporter ATP-binding protein, producing MTSLTLANLAWTPLGQGHCHHQFQLRDATLQVAAGEFVGLIGPNGSGKTSLLKCAYRFSQPESGEVLLEHQNVWKQSPRWCAQRIAVVLQEFPDAFGLTVDEVVAMGRTPHKRLFDGETGHDRQLIHQALASVGMLGFEEHAFATLSGGEKQRVILARALAQQPQLLILDEPTNHLDPRYQLELLTRVKRLNIGTLASIHDLNLAAAFCDRLYVLDHGRIVASGTPQAVLTGELLREVFGVEALVDAHPLGGYPRITWITQP from the coding sequence ATGACCTCGCTGACCCTCGCCAATCTGGCCTGGACACCCCTGGGCCAGGGCCACTGCCATCACCAGTTCCAACTGCGTGACGCCACCCTGCAGGTGGCGGCGGGTGAGTTCGTCGGCCTGATCGGGCCCAACGGCAGCGGCAAGACCAGCCTGCTCAAGTGCGCCTATCGCTTCAGCCAGCCGGAAAGCGGCGAAGTCCTGCTGGAACACCAGAACGTCTGGAAGCAGTCGCCACGCTGGTGCGCCCAGCGCATCGCCGTGGTCCTGCAGGAGTTTCCCGACGCCTTCGGCCTGACCGTCGACGAAGTGGTCGCCATGGGCCGCACGCCACACAAGAGGCTGTTCGACGGTGAAACCGGACACGACCGCCAACTGATCCACCAGGCCCTGGCATCGGTCGGCATGCTGGGGTTCGAGGAGCATGCCTTCGCCACCCTGTCCGGTGGCGAGAAGCAGCGGGTGATCCTTGCGCGTGCCCTGGCCCAGCAACCGCAGTTGCTGATCCTCGACGAACCGACCAACCACCTCGACCCACGTTATCAACTGGAACTGCTGACGCGGGTCAAGCGCCTGAACATCGGCACCCTCGCCAGCATCCACGACCTCAACCTCGCCGCCGCCTTCTGCGACCGCCTGTACGTGCTCGACCACGGTCGTATCGTTGCCAGCGGCACCCCGCAGGCGGTGCTCACCGGCGAGCTGTTGCGCGAGGTGTTCGGCGTCGAAGCGCTGGTCGATGCCCACCCGCTCGGTGGCTACCCACGAATCACCTGGATAACCCAACCATGA
- a CDS encoding urease accessory protein UreD yields MTSSANNALFTPSWHAELELGYARFGDTTRPVRRRHLGPLRVQKHLYAEGPEICQHIIVHPPGGIAGGDRLDISASVERDAWAQLTSPGAAKWYRANGPAYQSLRLRVGAGATLEWLPQETIVFSAAQAELETLVELEGDARLFYWDMVALGRPASGERFDLGHFQSHLDIRRDGKPLWHERQRILGNDGLLDSPIGLDGQPVFATLLVTGEIDSDLLERCRNLPTPVRGDLSQLPGLLVARCLAGQALHARAWLIALWQLLRPALLGREAVPPRIWNT; encoded by the coding sequence ATGACTTCATCTGCCAACAACGCCCTGTTCACACCCAGCTGGCACGCCGAGCTGGAGCTGGGCTACGCACGTTTCGGCGACACCACCCGCCCGGTCCGCCGTCGCCACCTGGGCCCGCTGCGGGTGCAGAAGCACCTGTACGCCGAAGGCCCGGAAATCTGCCAGCACATCATCGTCCACCCGCCTGGCGGGATCGCCGGCGGCGACCGGCTGGACATCAGTGCCAGCGTCGAACGCGATGCCTGGGCGCAGTTGACCAGCCCCGGCGCCGCCAAGTGGTATCGCGCCAACGGCCCCGCCTACCAGAGCCTGCGGCTGCGGGTCGGTGCCGGCGCCACCCTGGAATGGCTGCCCCAGGAAACCATCGTGTTCAGCGCGGCCCAGGCCGAGCTGGAGACCCTGGTCGAACTGGAGGGCGATGCCCGGCTGTTCTATTGGGACATGGTCGCCCTGGGCCGGCCGGCCAGTGGCGAACGCTTCGACCTGGGGCACTTCCAGTCGCACCTGGATATCCGCCGCGATGGCAAGCCGCTCTGGCACGAGCGCCAGCGCATCCTCGGCAACGACGGCCTGCTGGACTCGCCGATCGGGCTCGACGGCCAGCCGGTCTTCGCCACCTTGCTGGTCACCGGCGAAATCGACAGCGACCTGCTCGAACGTTGCCGCAACCTGCCGACGCCGGTGCGCGGCGACCTCAGCCAGCTGCCAGGTCTGCTGGTAGCGCGCTGCCTGGCCGGACAGGCCCTGCACGCCCGGGCCTGGCTGATCGCCCTGTGGCAGTTGCTACGCCCGGCGCTGCTGGGCCGCGAGGCCGTGCCGCCAAGGATCTGGAATACATGA
- a CDS encoding FecCD family ABC transporter permease — protein MMSRRYPLLLVALGTLLLASCVVSLGFGPARLPVDLVWRILAYKLLGSGTVDWNPGQEHIVWLIRVPRMLLGALVGAGLALIGAVLQAVTRNPLADPHLLGVTSGATLGAVIVVLHVGEIAGLLTLPMAAFIGALGSMLAVLAIASRNGRLDSERLLLCGVAVSFVMMALANLLLFLGDHRASSAVMFWMLGGLGLARWELLTIPTLSVLCGLLLLLGMARSLNALMAGEQTAVTLGLNARNVRLRVFLIASLMTGVLVSISGSIGFVGLMVPHIARYLVGAEHRRLLPVSALLGSLFLIWVDVAARTLIAPEDLPIGVATAAIGGLFFIGLMRRR, from the coding sequence ATGATGAGCCGCCGCTATCCCCTGCTGCTGGTCGCGCTCGGCACACTGTTGCTTGCGTCCTGCGTGGTGTCGCTGGGCTTCGGCCCGGCACGGCTGCCGGTGGACCTGGTATGGCGCATCCTCGCCTACAAGCTGCTGGGCAGCGGGACGGTGGACTGGAACCCCGGCCAGGAACACATCGTCTGGCTGATCCGTGTTCCGCGCATGCTGTTGGGCGCGCTGGTCGGTGCCGGCCTGGCGCTGATCGGCGCGGTACTGCAGGCGGTGACCCGCAATCCGCTGGCCGACCCGCACCTGCTCGGTGTCACGTCCGGGGCCACGCTCGGCGCGGTGATCGTGGTGCTGCACGTGGGGGAAATCGCCGGCCTGCTGACCTTGCCCATGGCCGCCTTCATCGGCGCCCTGGGCAGCATGCTCGCGGTGCTCGCCATCGCCAGCCGCAACGGTCGGCTGGACAGCGAGCGCCTGCTGCTGTGCGGGGTGGCGGTGTCCTTCGTGATGATGGCGCTGGCCAACCTGCTGCTGTTTCTCGGTGACCACCGGGCCAGCTCGGCAGTGATGTTCTGGATGCTTGGCGGCCTCGGCCTGGCGCGTTGGGAGCTGCTGACGATACCAACGCTCAGCGTGCTCTGCGGGCTGCTCCTGCTGCTGGGCATGGCCCGTTCGCTGAACGCGCTGATGGCCGGCGAACAAACCGCCGTGACCCTCGGCCTGAATGCACGCAATGTACGCCTCAGGGTCTTCCTGATCGCCTCGCTGATGACCGGCGTGCTGGTGTCCATCAGCGGCTCGATCGGTTTCGTCGGTCTGATGGTGCCGCACATCGCCCGCTACCTGGTCGGTGCCGAACACCGCCGGCTGCTGCCGGTATCGGCGCTGCTCGGCAGCCTGTTCCTGATCTGGGTCGACGTCGCGGCGCGCACCCTCATCGCCCCGGAAGACCTGCCGATCGGCGTGGCCACCGCCGCCATCGGCGGCCTGTTCTTCATCGGATTGATGCGGCGGCGGTAA
- the urtC gene encoding urea ABC transporter permease subunit UrtC, whose amino-acid sequence MNQPLLLSATQKAGPRLTIVIGGLLLVLLLALPLLSLLPAQSPLQVSAYTLTLVGKILCYAIVALALDLVWGYAGLLSLGHGLFFALGGYAMGMYLMREASGDQLPAFMTFLSWSELPWYWTGTNHFLWALCLVVLAPGLLALVFGFFAFRSRIKGVYFSIMTQALTFAAMLLFFRNETGFGGNNGFTNFRSILGFGITEPGTRAALFLATVLLLLASLYSGWRLARSKFGRVLTALRDAENRLMFCGYDPRGFKLFVWVLSAVLCGLAGALYVPQVGIINPSEMSPTNSIEAAVWVALGGRGTLVGPLLGAGLVNGMKSWFTVAFPEYWLFFLGALFIVVTLYLPKGVIGLLKKRGEA is encoded by the coding sequence ATGAACCAGCCCCTGCTGTTGAGCGCCACACAAAAGGCCGGCCCGCGCCTGACCATCGTCATCGGCGGCCTGCTCCTGGTCCTGTTGCTGGCATTGCCGCTGCTGTCATTGCTGCCGGCGCAGAGCCCGCTGCAGGTTTCGGCCTACACCCTGACCCTGGTGGGCAAGATTCTCTGCTATGCCATCGTCGCCCTGGCCCTCGACCTGGTCTGGGGCTACGCCGGGCTGTTGTCCCTGGGACACGGCCTGTTCTTCGCCCTGGGCGGCTACGCCATGGGCATGTACCTGATGCGCGAAGCCTCCGGCGACCAGTTGCCGGCGTTCATGACCTTCCTGTCGTGGAGCGAACTGCCCTGGTACTGGACCGGCACCAACCACTTCCTCTGGGCCTTGTGCCTGGTGGTGCTGGCACCGGGACTGCTGGCGCTGGTGTTCGGCTTCTTCGCCTTCCGTTCGCGGATCAAGGGCGTGTATTTCTCGATCATGACCCAGGCCCTGACCTTCGCCGCGATGCTGCTGTTCTTTCGCAACGAGACCGGCTTCGGCGGCAACAACGGCTTTACCAACTTCCGCAGTATCCTCGGTTTCGGCATCACCGAACCGGGCACCCGCGCCGCGCTGTTCCTGGCCACCGTATTGCTGTTGCTGGCCAGCCTGTACAGCGGCTGGCGACTGGCGCGCAGCAAGTTCGGCCGGGTGCTGACCGCCTTGCGCGATGCGGAGAACCGGCTGATGTTCTGCGGCTACGACCCGCGCGGCTTCAAGCTGTTCGTCTGGGTCCTGAGTGCGGTGCTGTGCGGCCTGGCCGGCGCGCTGTACGTCCCCCAAGTGGGGATCATCAACCCCAGCGAGATGTCACCGACCAACTCCATCGAGGCCGCCGTCTGGGTTGCCCTCGGCGGGCGCGGCACGCTGGTCGGCCCGTTGCTCGGCGCCGGCCTGGTCAACGGCATGAAGAGCTGGTTCACCGTGGCCTTCCCGGAGTACTGGCTGTTCTTCCTCGGAGCGCTGTTCATCGTCGTCACCCTGTACCTGCCCAAGGGTGTGATCGGCCTGTTGAAGAAAAGGGGTGAGGCATGA
- a CDS encoding ABC transporter substrate-binding protein, giving the protein MKPLRLTLCLGSLLVCMTSLAEPTHYPLTVQSCNREVTFKEAPRHALSHDINMTQMMLALGLKPRMAGYSGISGWKSVTAQMARTLDGLPELAAKYPSVETLLNANVDFFFAGWDYGMRVGGDLTPQTLASLGINVYELTESCAFVMKRPGASLDDTYNDLRNLGRIFDVQDRAEALIAQMQARVAAVQKNLPAERPRVFLYDSGEDRAMTSGRLAMPQALIEAAGGRNVLDDVEASWTRVNWESVVEKNPQVIVIVDYSEITAEQKQHFLETHPALQSVDAIRNKRFVVIPYAEATPGIDNVQAIETLAKAFHPQ; this is encoded by the coding sequence ATGAAGCCACTGCGCCTGACACTCTGCCTCGGTTCCCTGCTCGTCTGCATGACCAGCCTGGCCGAGCCGACGCACTACCCGTTGACCGTCCAGAGCTGCAATCGCGAGGTGACCTTCAAGGAAGCCCCCCGCCACGCGCTCAGCCACGACATCAACATGACCCAGATGATGCTAGCCCTCGGCCTGAAACCGCGCATGGCCGGCTACAGCGGCATCAGCGGCTGGAAGTCGGTCACCGCGCAAATGGCCCGGACCCTCGACGGCCTGCCGGAGCTGGCGGCCAAGTACCCGTCGGTGGAAACCCTGCTCAACGCCAATGTCGACTTCTTCTTCGCCGGCTGGGACTACGGCATGCGCGTCGGTGGCGACCTCACGCCACAGACCCTGGCATCGCTGGGCATCAACGTCTACGAGCTGACCGAGTCCTGCGCCTTCGTGATGAAGCGCCCGGGCGCCAGCCTCGACGACACCTACAACGACCTGCGCAACCTCGGCCGGATCTTCGACGTGCAGGACCGCGCCGAGGCGCTGATCGCGCAGATGCAGGCGCGGGTTGCCGCGGTGCAGAAAAACCTGCCGGCCGAGCGCCCGCGGGTGTTTCTCTACGACAGCGGCGAGGATCGCGCCATGACTTCCGGTCGCCTGGCCATGCCCCAGGCACTGATCGAGGCAGCCGGCGGGCGCAACGTGCTCGATGACGTCGAGGCCAGCTGGACCCGCGTCAACTGGGAAAGCGTAGTGGAGAAGAACCCGCAGGTGATCGTCATCGTCGACTACAGCGAAATCACCGCCGAACAGAAACAGCACTTCCTGGAAACCCATCCGGCCCTGCAGTCGGTGGATGCGATCCGCAACAAGCGCTTCGTGGTCATCCCCTACGCCGAGGCGACGCCGGGCATCGATAACGTCCAGGCCATCGAAACCCTGGCCAAGGCGTTCCACCCACAATGA